In Panthera tigris isolate Pti1 chromosome C1, P.tigris_Pti1_mat1.1, whole genome shotgun sequence, the following proteins share a genomic window:
- the PJVK gene encoding pejvakin, with translation MFAAATKSFVKQVGDGGRLVPVPSLSEADKYQPLSLVVKKKRCFFFPRYKFTSTPFTLKDILLGDREISAGISSYQLLNYEDESDVSLYGRRGNHIVNDVGINVTGSDSVAVKASFGVVTKHEVEVSTLLKEITTRKINFDHSLIRQTKSSRKAVLCVVMESIRTTRQCSLSVHAGIRGEAMRFHFMDEQNPKGRDKAIVFPAHTTIAFSVFELFVYLDGAFELCVTSVSKGGFEREETATFALLYRLRNILFERNRRVMDAISRSQLYLDDLFSDYYDKPLGMTDISLKEGTHIRVNLLNHNIPKGPCILCGMGNFKRETVYGCFQCSVDGQKYVRLHAVPCFDVWHKRMK, from the exons ATGTTTGCTGCTGCTACCAAGAGCTTTGTCAAGCAAGTTGGAGATGGAGGGAGATTAGTTCCTGTTCCAAGCCTCAGTGAGGCTGACAAATACCAGCCTCTAAGTCTGGTGGTAAAAAAGAAGCGatgctttttctttcccagatATAAATTTACTTCAACACCTTTTACACTGAAAGATATTCTTctaggagacagagaaatttCAGCTG gtATTTCATCTTATCAGTTACTGAATTATGAAGATGAATCAGATGTTTCACTCTATGGAAGGCGAGGCAACCATATTGTGAATGATGTTGGGATTAATGTCACTGGATCAGATTCTGTTGCAGTGAAAGCTTCATTTGGTGTGGTGACCAAACATGAAGTGGAAGTATCGACATTACTCAAGGAAATTACTACACG aaaaattaattttgaccACAGCTTGATACGTCAGACAAAAAGCAGCAGAAAGGCAGTATTGTGTGTGGTCATGGAAAGCATTCGAACCACACGACAGTGCTCGCTGTCTGTGCATGCTGGAATTCGTGGGGAAGCCATGCGG tttcattttatggatgaacaGAATCCCAAGGGAAGGGACAAAGCTATTGTTTTTCCAGCACACACAACCATAGCTTTCAGTGTTTTTGAACTCTTCGTTTACTTGGATGGTGCCTTTG AACTTTGTGTCACTTCAGTGTCAAAAGGAGGTTTTGAAAGGGAAGAAACTGCAACGTTTGCGCTGCTCTACAGATTGAGGAATATACTATTTGAGAGAA ATAGAAGAGTGATGGATGCCATTTCTCGTTCACAGCTTTACTTAGATGATCTTTTTTCTGACTACTATGACAAACCTCTCGGCATGACTGATATTTCTCTCAAAGAAGGGACTCATATCCGAGTTAACTTACTTAATCACAACATTCCAAAAGGACCTTGCATACTCTGTGGAATGGGGAACTTCAAAAGGGAGACGGTTTATGGGTGCTTTCAGTGCTCCGTCGATGGGCAGAAGTATGTGAGACTTCATGCAGTTCCTTGTTTTGATGTTTGGCACAAgaggatgaaataa
- the FKBP7 gene encoding peptidyl-prolyl cis-trans isomerase FKBP7 isoform X1, with product MQFLFRLIVFFYVWGILGAQGQKEEESTEEVKIEVVHRPENCSKTSKKGDLLNAHYDGYLAKDGSKFYCSRTQNEGHPKWFVLGVGQVIKGLDIAMMDMCPGEKRKVIIPPSFAYGKEGYAEGKIPPDATLIFEIELYAVTKGPRSIETFKQIDMDNDRQLSKTEINNYLKREFEKDEKPRDQSYQNAVLEDIFKKNDHDGDGFISSKEYNVYQHDEL from the exons ATGCAGTTTTTATTCAGGTTAATCGTTTTCTTTTATGTATGGGGCATTTTGGGGGCTCAGGgacaaaaggaagaggaaagcacAGAGGAAGTGAAAATAGAAGTTGTGCATCGTCCAGAAAACTGTTCCAAGACAAGCAAGAAGGGAGACCTGCTAAATGCCCATTACGACGGCTACTTGGCTAAAGACGGTTCGAAATTCTACTGCAG ccGCACACAAAATGAAGGCCACCCCAAATGGTTTGTTCTTGGTGTTGGGCAAGTCATAAAAGGCCTAGACATTGCGATGATGGATATGTGCCCTGGAGAGAAGCGAAAAGTGATTATACCCCCTTCATTTGCATATGGAAAGGAAGGTTATg CAGAAGGCAAGATTCCACCTGATGCAACATTGATTTTTGAGATTGAACTTTATGCTGTGACCAAAGGACCACGAAGCATTGAAACATTTAAACAGATAGACATGGACAATGATAGGCAACTCTCTAAAACTGAG ATAAATAATTACCTGAAAAGGGAATTTGAAAAAGATGAGAAGCCTCGTGACCAGTCATATCAGAATGCAgttttagaagatatttttaagaagaatgaTCATGATGGTGATGGCTTCATTTCTTCCAAGGAATACAATGTATATCAACATGATGAACtatag
- the FKBP7 gene encoding peptidyl-prolyl cis-trans isomerase FKBP7 isoform X2 gives MQFLFRLIVFFYVWGILGAQGQKEEESTEEVKIEVVHRPENCSKTSKKGDLLNAHYDGYLAKDGSKFYCSRTQNEGHPKWFVLGVGQVIKGLDIAMMDMCPGEKRKVIIPPSFAYGKEGYEGKIPPDATLIFEIELYAVTKGPRSIETFKQIDMDNDRQLSKTEINNYLKREFEKDEKPRDQSYQNAVLEDIFKKNDHDGDGFISSKEYNVYQHDEL, from the exons ATGCAGTTTTTATTCAGGTTAATCGTTTTCTTTTATGTATGGGGCATTTTGGGGGCTCAGGgacaaaaggaagaggaaagcacAGAGGAAGTGAAAATAGAAGTTGTGCATCGTCCAGAAAACTGTTCCAAGACAAGCAAGAAGGGAGACCTGCTAAATGCCCATTACGACGGCTACTTGGCTAAAGACGGTTCGAAATTCTACTGCAG ccGCACACAAAATGAAGGCCACCCCAAATGGTTTGTTCTTGGTGTTGGGCAAGTCATAAAAGGCCTAGACATTGCGATGATGGATATGTGCCCTGGAGAGAAGCGAAAAGTGATTATACCCCCTTCATTTGCATATGGAAAGGAAGGTTATg AAGGCAAGATTCCACCTGATGCAACATTGATTTTTGAGATTGAACTTTATGCTGTGACCAAAGGACCACGAAGCATTGAAACATTTAAACAGATAGACATGGACAATGATAGGCAACTCTCTAAAACTGAG ATAAATAATTACCTGAAAAGGGAATTTGAAAAAGATGAGAAGCCTCGTGACCAGTCATATCAGAATGCAgttttagaagatatttttaagaagaatgaTCATGATGGTGATGGCTTCATTTCTTCCAAGGAATACAATGTATATCAACATGATGAACtatag
- the FKBP7 gene encoding peptidyl-prolyl cis-trans isomerase FKBP7 isoform X3: MQFLFRLIVFFYVWGILGAQGQKEEESTEEVKIEVVHRPENCSKTSKKGDLLNAHYDGYLAKDGSKFYCSRTQNEGHPKWFVLGVGQVIKGLDIAMMDMCPGEKRKVIIPPSFAYGKEGYAEGKIPPDATLIFEIELYAVTKGPRSIETFKQIDMDNDRQLSKTEGISKDLLLKVLCCSPVEEEYVNVNIPHS, encoded by the exons ATGCAGTTTTTATTCAGGTTAATCGTTTTCTTTTATGTATGGGGCATTTTGGGGGCTCAGGgacaaaaggaagaggaaagcacAGAGGAAGTGAAAATAGAAGTTGTGCATCGTCCAGAAAACTGTTCCAAGACAAGCAAGAAGGGAGACCTGCTAAATGCCCATTACGACGGCTACTTGGCTAAAGACGGTTCGAAATTCTACTGCAG ccGCACACAAAATGAAGGCCACCCCAAATGGTTTGTTCTTGGTGTTGGGCAAGTCATAAAAGGCCTAGACATTGCGATGATGGATATGTGCCCTGGAGAGAAGCGAAAAGTGATTATACCCCCTTCATTTGCATATGGAAAGGAAGGTTATg CAGAAGGCAAGATTCCACCTGATGCAACATTGATTTTTGAGATTGAACTTTATGCTGTGACCAAAGGACCACGAAGCATTGAAACATTTAAACAGATAGACATGGACAATGATAGGCAACTCTCTAAAACTGAG GGTATTAGTAAGGACCTTCTCCTGAAGGTCCTTTGCTGCTCACCAGTGGAAGAGGAATATGTGAATGTGAACATACCCCATTCCTGA